One Prunus dulcis chromosome 7, ALMONDv2, whole genome shotgun sequence DNA segment encodes these proteins:
- the LOC117633584 gene encoding DEAD-box ATP-dependent RNA helicase 52C-like, which yields MTMSWSDAVTESTPKPTRQPRPSYVPPHLRHSGSSYGYGSFTESAQYGFRSSYTGPGRQPGRAGTARGGRGRSRGGRFWAQPPPNPSPDLNPSDNVSEKFDQLKVTEEDSNGGINFDAYEDIPVEASGADIPPPVDTFHEIDLGECLNHNIKTRCKYVKPTPIQRHAIPVVMAGRDLMACAQTGSGKTAAFCLPIISGVLNNNSLGRSPTRGGAHTVCPTALILSPTRELAGQIHDEAKKFAYQSGVKIVVAYGGAPISQQFRNLERGVDILVATPGRLVDMIERSRVSLRMIKYLALDEADRMLDMGFEPQIRRIVEQMDMPCPGARQTLLFSATFPNEIQRLAADFLSNYIFLAVGRVGSSTDLIAQKIEFVEDMDKRSHLMDHLHSQQANGSHGKPALTLVFVETKRGADALENWLCMNGFPAIAIHGDKVQMERERALRSFKCGSAPILVATDVASRGLDIPHVAHVINFDLPKGIDDYVHRIGRTGRAGNSGLATAFFNDKNQPLAKGLIELMQESNQAVPSWLNEYAEGSQTYSSGGGGGRSQRSGGSRFGGYDFRRSAQSGRESYYGPSSYGYGDCSVGTSAASYNDATVPYGYGNYETIVAGGWE from the exons ATGACAATGTCTTGGTCTGATGCTGTTACTGAGTCAACCCCGAAGCCCACTCGCCAACCTCGGCCCAGCTACGTACCTCCACATCTCAGGCACAGTGGCAGCTCCTACGGATATGGGTCCTTTACAGAGTCAGCCCAGTACGGCTTTCGGTCAAGCTACACCGGTCCCGGTAGGCAACCCGGTCGGGCCGGCACAGCTCGCGGCGGCCGAGGTCGCAGCCGTGGTGGTCGCTTTTGGGCTCAACCACCCCCAAACCCAAGCCCAGACCTAAACCCGTCTGACAATGTCTCTGAGAAATTTGACCAACTCAAAGTCACTGAAGAAGATAGCAATGGCGGTATCAATTTTGATGCCTACGAAGACATCCCAGTTGAGGCGAGTGGCGCCGACATTCCACCGCCGGTGGACACCTTTCACGAGATCGATTTGGGTGAGTGTTTGAACCACAACATCAAAACGCGATGTAAGTACGTTAAGCCCACGCCTATTCAGCGCCACGCGATTCCAGTAGTCATGGCTGGCCGGGACTTAATGGCTTGTGCTCAAACTGGGTCTGGCAAAACGGCGGCGTTTTGCTTACCCATCATTAGTGGTGTCTTGAACAATAACAGTTTGGGAAGGTCGCCGACTCGTGGTGGGGCTCATACTGTGTGTCCTACTGCGCTCATTTTGTCTCCGACTAGAGAGTTGGCTGGTCAG atACATGATGAAGCTAAGAAGTTCGCTTATCAGAGTGGGGTCAAGATTGTTGTGGCTTATGGTGGGGCACCAATTTCTCAGCAG TTCCGTAATCTGGAAAGAGGTGTTGATATCTTAGTTGCCACTCCAGGGCGCTTAGTGGACATGATTGAGAGGTCACGAGTTTCACTTAGAATGATCAAATATTTGGCATTAGATGAGGCTGATAGGATGTTGGACATGGGTTTTGAGCCACAGATTAGAAGGATTGTTGAACAAATGGACATGCCTTGCCCTGGTGCTAGACAAACGTTGCTTTTCAGTGCTACATTCCCAAATGAGATACAG AGGCTTGCTGcagattttctttcaaactaCATATTTCTGGCGGTTGGAAGAGTTGGATCAAGTACTGATCTTATTGCACAAAAAATCGAATTTGTTGAGGATATGGACAAACGAAGCCACTTAATGGATCATCTTCATAGCCAGCAGGCCAATGGAAGCCATGGCAAG CCTGCTTTAACGTTGGTGTTTGTGGAGACCAAGAGAGGTGCAGATGCTTTAGAAAACTGGTTATGCATGAATGGTTTCCCAGCAATTGCAATTCATGGTGACAAAGTGCAAATG GAGAGGGAACGAGCTTTGAGATCATTCAAGTGTGGCTCTGCTCCAATATTGGTGGCAACGGATGTTGCTTCACGAGGTTTAGACATCCCTCATGTTGCCCATGTCATCAATTTTGACCTCCCAAAAGGCATAGATGACTACGTTCACAGGATTGGTCGGACGGGACGTGCTGGAAATTCTGGTCTTGCAACTGCCTTCTTCAATGACAAGAACCAGCCACTTGCAAAGGGACTAATTGAGTTGATGCAGGAGTCAAACCAGGCGGTTCCTAGTTGGCTTAACGAATATGCTGAAGGATCACAGACTTAtagtagtggtggtggtggtggtaggaGCCAAAGGTCTGGTGGCAGTAGGTTTGGTGGCTATGACTTCCGTAGGTCTGCCCAATCGGGGCGTGAGAGTTATTACGGTCCAAGCAGCTATGGTTATGGAGATTGTTCTGTGGGTACTTCTGCTGCTTCCTATAATGATGCTACTGTTCCATACGGCTATGGAAATTATGAAACTATTGTTGCTGGTGGGTGGGAATAG
- the LOC117633590 gene encoding adenine nucleotide transporter BT1, chloroplastic/mitochondrial-like — MGRRRLQGTENATNGVVLSCSVIRINRSPASHAGGLFASVGQAARGFVITPNPQNPIDKSTKLLSSTYMKYMPTPDFGLRIGRVDELVEGEALELGEEELLKNNKRGGLKLKIKIGNASLRRLFSGAIAGVVSRAAVAPLETIRTHLMAGSCGHSSSQVFQSIMETDGWQGLFRGTLVNVIRVAPSKAIELFAYDTVNKHLTRPGEELKIPIPASSIAGAVAGFSSTLCTYPLELLKTRLTVQRGVYHHFFHAFSKIVQEEGPAGLYRGLTPSLIGVIPYAAANYFAYDALSKAYKNAFKKEEIGNITTLLIGSAAAAISSSATFPLEVARKKMQVGALNGRQYKDILHALSSTLESEGIAGLYRGLGPSYMKLVPAAGISFMCYEACKRILTENEEEI, encoded by the exons ATGGGTAGAAGAAGATTGCAAGGCACTGAAAATGCAACCAACGGTGTTGTGTTATCTTGTTCTGTGATTAGGATCAATCGAAGTCCTGCATCTCACGCTGGTGGGTTGTTTGCAAGCGTTGGTCAAGCAGCAAGGGGGTTTGTTATTACACCAAATCCACAGAATCCTATAGATAAAAGCACGAAGCTTCTGAGTTCCACATACATGAAATATATGCCAACTCCAGATTTTGGTTTGCGGATTGGCAGGGTTGATGAGTTGGTGGAAGGAGAGGCATTGGagcttggagaagaagagctgctcaagaacaacaaaaggggtggtttgaaattgaaaattaagaTTGGGAATGCATCATTGAGAAGGTTGTTCAGTGGAGCAATAGCAGGCGTGGTGTCGCGCGCTGCGGTTGCACCATTGGAGACAATAAGGACCCATTTGATGGCGGGGAGCTGTGGTCACTCCAGTTCTCAAGTATTTCAATCTATTATGGAGACTGATGGATGGCAGGGCTTATTCAGGGGTACTTTGGTCAATGTCATCCGGGTTGCCCCAAGCAAGGCTATTGAG TTATTCGCTTATGATACGGTTAATAAGCACTTGACTCGACCTGGGGAGGAGCTGAAAATCCCTATTCCCGCTTCATCAATCGCAGGAGCTGTTGCTGGATTTAGCTCAACCTTGTGTACATACCCTCTGGAATTGTTAAAAACACGATTAACCGTGCAG AGAGGAGTGTACCATCACTTTTTTCACgcattttctaaaattgtCCAAGAGGAGGGACCTGCAGGACTGTATAGAGGCCTCACCCCAAGTTTAATTGGAGTAATTCCATATGCTGCCGCCAATTACTTTGCTTATGATGCACTGTCAAAAGCTTACAAGAACGCTTTCAAAAAGGAGGAAATCGGAAATATAACGACGCTCTTAATCGGCTCAGCAGCTGCTGCAATTTCAAGCAGTGCAACTTTCCCACTTGAGGTGGCTAGAAAGAAAATGCAGGTCGGGGCTCTGAATGGGAGACAATACAAGGACATACTTCATGCTCTTTCTAGCACACTTGAGAGTGAAGGAATTGCTGGTTTATACAGAGGGTTGGGCCCAAGCTACATGAAATTGGTCCCTGCTGCTGGAATATCCTTCATGTGCTACGAGGCATGCAAGCGGATACTGACTGAGAACGAGGAAGAAATCTAA
- the LOC117633596 gene encoding ribosome biogenesis regulatory protein homolog, producing METPNQIQIDLGNLMAFDPQHHFPSIPSSREELVKECLTKGTELVQSIADKLFNLPSTEDIDGPLVQLPRPETKLPREKHLPVPKPPTKWEVFAKAKGIKNRKRDKVAYDEPSQSWKRRFGYDRANDENSVPIIEAKMTDVPGEDPFAKRQDEKKKRVEKQDKNRLQNLKQAAKVGALPSHVQLAATRLPITGTQAAPKKVTKDELGNVAGIAATATASGGKFDKKLPGEKPSKHKGKFRKFLPVVEGKGKHSQEKEQTEKVLNKLMSKNSHEILNVDKAVNMYNVKKDKKRKNRPEKSPASSSKLKPKKNLHKKPLKKGSSSKSKGK from the exons ATGGAGACCCCGAACCAGATTCAAATCGACCTTGGTAATCTCATGGCCTTCGACCCTCAGCACCACTTCCCCTCAATCCCCTCCTCCAG GGAGGAATTAGTGAAGGAATGTCTAACAAAAGGCACTGAGTTGGTTCAATCGATTGCGGACAAACTTTTCAACTTACCTTCAACTGAAGACATAGATGGTCCCCTTGTGCAGTTGCCTCGTCCAGAAACTAAATTGCCCAGAGAGAAGCAT CTTCCAGTGCCTAAACCTCCTACAAAATGGGAAGTGTTTGCCAAAGCGAAAG GTATAAAGAATCGTAAAAGAGACAAGGTTGCATATGATGAGCCAAGTCAGTCGTGGAAACGTCGCTTTGGATATGATCGTGCAAACGATGAGAATAGTGTGCCTATCATTGAGGCGAAGATGACTGATG TGCCAGGGGAAGATCCTTTTGCTAAAAGACaagatgaaaaaaagaaacgaGTTGAAAAACAAGACAAAAATAGGTTGCAGAACTTGAAGCAAGCTGCAAAAGTTGGTGCTCTGCCAAG TCATGTTCAACTAGCTGCTACAAGGTTGCCCATAACGGGAACCCAGGCTGCACCTAAGAAGGTTACTAAAGATGAATTGGGGAATGTAGCTGGAATAGCAGCAACTGCAACGGCCAGCGGTGGAAAGTTTGACAAGAAATTGCCAGGCGAAAAGCCTTCTAAACATAAAGGAAAGTTTCGCAAG TTTTTACCAGTTGTAGAAGGAAAGGGCAAACACTCGCAAGAGAAGGAGCAAACAGAGAAAGTTCTGAACAAGCTAATGTCTAAGAATTCCCATGAGATACTTAATGTTGATAAG GCTGTTAACATGTATAATGTCAAGAAAGACAAGAAACGAAAGAACAGACCGGAGAAGTCTCCAGCATCCTCGAGCAAGTTGAAACCAAAGAAGAACCTTCACAAGAAGCCATTAAAGAAGGGATCTTCAAGTAAAAGCAAGGGAAAGTGA
- the LOC117633592 gene encoding chaperone protein dnaJ 49-like, which yields MDGNKDDALKCFKIGKEALEAGDRTRALKFLTKARRLDPTLPIDDLLSSIEGNSNPQSGSDAGGSANGPSGSASAKPSDQPSLRQRVPSTDGSSSSKVSPAAAYTEEQIAIVRQLKKKKDYYEILGVEKSCTVEDVRKAYRKLSLKVHPDKNKAPGAEEAFKAVSKAFQCLSNQESRKKYDVMGSDEPVYERRASSHAHGFNGFYDGDVDAEEIFRNFFFGGMAPATQFRGFSFGHGGMGQRAGGDHGSGGSHIRTLIQLLPVLLILLVNFMPSSEPIYALSRSYPYEYRFTTEKGVNFYVRSTKFEQDFPPGSSERVTLEQRVEREYFNILSQNCRLELQRRQWGFIRETPHCDMLQRFETAA from the coding sequence ATGGACGGAAACAAAGACGATGCTTTGAAATGCTTCAAAATTGGGAAAGAAGCTTTGGAAGCTGGGGATCGAACCCGTGCCCTAAAATTCCTAACTAAAGCTCGACGTCTCGATCCGACGCTACCCATCGACGATCTCTTATCGTCGATTGAGGGCAATTCCAATCCTCAGTCCGGTTCAGATGCTGGTGGGTCTGCCAATGGGCCATCTGGGTCGGCTTCAGCTAAGCCGTCCGATCAACCCTCGCTTCGCCAAAGAGTTCCGTCAACTGATGGATCTTCATCCTCTAAAGTATCACCAGCTGCTGCGTACACGGAGGAGCAGATTGCGATTGTGAGGcaactgaagaagaagaaggattactatgagattttgggggtGGAAAAGAGCTGCACTGTTGAAGATGTTCGGAAGGCTTATAGAAAACTGTCTTTGAAGGTTCACCCGGATAAGAACAAGGCGCCAGGAGCTGAGGAAGCGTTTAAGGCTGTGTCGAAGGCGTTTCAGTGTCTTAGCAATCAAGAGAGTAGGAAAAAATATGATGTTATGGGCTCGGATGAGCCTGTTTATGAGAGACGTGCTTCCAGCCATGCACATGGATTTAATGGTTTTTATGATGGGGATGTTGATGCTGAGGAGATCTTTAGGAACTTCTTCTTTGGAGGAATGGCACCGGCAACCCAGTTCCGTGGATTCAGTTTTGGGCATGGCGGAATGGGACAGAGGGCTGGTGGTGATCATGGTTCTGGTGGGTCCCATATTCGGACTCTAATTCAGTTGTTGCCTGTGTTGCTTATTCTGCTTGTCAACTTTATGCCATCTTCGGAGCCTATCTATGCCCTTTCCAGGTCCTATCCCTACGAATACCGCTTTACTACGGAAAAGGGTGTTAATTTTTATGTTAGGTCAACCAAGTTTGAGCAGGATTTCCCGCCAGGTAGCTCGGAGCGTGTCACGTTAGAGCAACGCGTTGAGAGAGAATACTTCAATATTCTTTCCCAGAACTGTAGGCTTGAGCTGCAGCGCCGCCAGTGGGGATTTATTCGTGAAACACCACATTGTGACATGTTGCAACGGTTTGAGACGGCAGCTTAA
- the LOC117633600 gene encoding signal peptidase complex catalytic subunit SEC11C-like isoform X2, with product MGWFGETMDSVKSIQIRQALSQALTLGLIVTSALIIWKGLICMTGSESPVVVVLSESMEPGFARGDILFLHMSEDPIRAGEIVVFNVDGRDIPIVHRVIKVHERKDTGEVYVLTKGDNNDEDDRALYARGQHWLQRSHIMGRAVGFLPYVGWVTIIMTERPIIKYILIGALGLLVITSKD from the exons ATGGGATGGTTCGGGGAGACCATGGACTCCGTCAAGTCCATTCAGATCAGACAAGCTCTCTCCCAAGCCCTCACTCTCG GCTTGATTGTCACGTCGGCATTGATTATATGGAAAGGGTTAATATGTATGACTGGGAGCGAATCACCTGTGGTGGTTGTGCTCTCTGAAAGCATGGAGCCTGGCTTTGCAAGG GGTGACATTTTGTTCTTGCATATGAGCGAGGATCCTATTCGGGCAGGAGAAATTGTGGTGTTTAATGTGGAT GGACGTGACATTCCAATCGTTCATAGAGTAATTAAG GTTCATGAGCGGAAAGATACTGGAGAAGTTTATGTCCTCACAAAAG gagaCAATAACGACGAGGATGACAGGGCCCTGTATGCTCGGGGCCAGCATTGGTTGCAACGAAGCCATATCATGGGGAGAGCTGTTGg ATTTTTGCCTTATGTTGGATGGGTGACAATTATCATGACAGAGAGGCCTATAATCAAG TACATTCTGATAGGGGCGCTGGGATTGCTGGTCATAACCTCGAAGGATTAG
- the LOC117633600 gene encoding signal peptidase complex catalytic subunit SEC11A-like isoform X1, with the protein MGWFGETMDSVKSIQIRQALSQALTLGLYNPEPMCLIYGAGLIVTSALIIWKGLICMTGSESPVVVVLSESMEPGFARGDILFLHMSEDPIRAGEIVVFNVDGRDIPIVHRVIKVHERKDTGEVYVLTKGDNNDEDDRALYARGQHWLQRSHIMGRAVGFLPYVGWVTIIMTERPIIKYILIGALGLLVITSKD; encoded by the exons ATGGGATGGTTCGGGGAGACCATGGACTCCGTCAAGTCCATTCAGATCAGACAAGCTCTCTCCCAAGCCCTCACTCTCGGTCTGTACAACCCCGAacccat GTGTTTGATATATGGTGCAGGCTTGATTGTCACGTCGGCATTGATTATATGGAAAGGGTTAATATGTATGACTGGGAGCGAATCACCTGTGGTGGTTGTGCTCTCTGAAAGCATGGAGCCTGGCTTTGCAAGG GGTGACATTTTGTTCTTGCATATGAGCGAGGATCCTATTCGGGCAGGAGAAATTGTGGTGTTTAATGTGGAT GGACGTGACATTCCAATCGTTCATAGAGTAATTAAG GTTCATGAGCGGAAAGATACTGGAGAAGTTTATGTCCTCACAAAAG gagaCAATAACGACGAGGATGACAGGGCCCTGTATGCTCGGGGCCAGCATTGGTTGCAACGAAGCCATATCATGGGGAGAGCTGTTGg ATTTTTGCCTTATGTTGGATGGGTGACAATTATCATGACAGAGAGGCCTATAATCAAG TACATTCTGATAGGGGCGCTGGGATTGCTGGTCATAACCTCGAAGGATTAG
- the LOC117633603 gene encoding NHP2-like protein 1: protein MTGEAVNAKAYPLADAQLTITILDLVQQAANYKQLKKGANEATKTLNRGISEFVVMACDTEPIEILLHLPLLAEDKNVPYVFVPSKQALGRACGVTRPVIACSVTSNEGSQLKSQIQQLKDAIEKLLI from the exons ATG ACAGGAGAGGCAGTGAACGCAAAAGCGTACCCTTTGGCCGATGCGCAGCTGACGATTACAATACTCGACCTGGTTCAACAGGCAGCTAACTACAAGCAGCTTAAAAAGGGCGCCAATGAAG CGACTAAGACCCTCAACAGGGGTATTTCTGAGTTCGTAGTGATGGCTTGTGACACTGAACCGATTGAGATTCTTCTTCACCTTCCCCTGTTGGCTGAAGATAAG AATGTTCCCTACGTTTTTGTCCCTTCGAAGCAAGCACTTGGCCGAGCCTGTGGTGTCACAAGACCTGTCATTGCGTGTTCTGTGACTTCCAATGAGGGAAGTCAATTGAAGTCGCAAATACAACAGCTCAAG GATGCCATTGAGAAACTCCTTATCTAA
- the LOC117635532 gene encoding pentatricopeptide repeat-containing protein At4g32430, mitochondrial-like, with translation MIIRQLNFKTLQRIPKQRYASCSCFNSFRHEHQPFDQNPQPNAASNNRSMLNYLHRNLPLRALDMFCNQLQLHLSHNIDEVTVTLAVKACQGDPKPGCQIHGLAVSSGFSSYTTVSNSLMSMYTKAGQLDGALLIFETMCYTDIVSWNTILSGFRTSEGALNFALRMNLNGVVFDPVTYTTVLAFCADHEDFLFGLQLHSLIFRSGLDGEVFVGNALISMYSRWRWLIEARSVFDEMANKDLVSWNAILSGYSQEGNHGLEAIFVFIEMVREGVGLDHVSFTSAVSACGHEMNLELGKQIHGLTIKSGYGSHVSVCNVLISTYSKCEVTEDAKLVFHCMNGRNVVSWTTMISIDEEDAISLFNEMRLDGVYPNDVTFVGLIHAISIRKLVEEGKMIHGFCIKTGFLSKHNVCNSLITMYAKFESMHDSIKVFEELNSREIISWNALISGFAQNRLCQDALKTFLVATMESKPNNYTFGSVLSAIGDAQDISLKFGQRCHSSLIKLGLVTDPIIAGALLDMYAKRGSICESKRVFSETPHKSQFAWTAIISAYAGHGDYDSVIELFKEMEKEGVRPDSVTFLSILTACSRKGMVEMGRHLFHSMVKDYHIEPSPQHYSSMVDMLGRAGKLEEAEELMSQIPGQPGFSLLQSLLGACRIHGNVEMAERVADTLMRLEPMESGSFVLMSNLYAEKGDWEMVAKVRKGMRDKGVRKEVGYSWVDTGDADGSLYLHGFSSGDTSHPQSGEICRMAKCLGLEMKILRENMWETKSLKMDSSSRPSL, from the coding sequence ATGATTATCCGCCAACTGAATTTCAAAACCCTCCAACGAATACCCAAGCAACGGTATGCTAGCTGCTCTTGCTTCAATTCATTCAGACATGAGCACCAACCGTTCGACCAAAATCCCCAACCAAATGCAGCCTCAAATAACCGCTCTATGCTCAACTACTTGCACAGAAACCTTCCACTTAGAGCCCTTGACATGTTCTGTAATCAACTTCAACTACATTTGTCTCATAACATCGATGAAGTTACCGTTACCCTTGCTGTCAAGGCCTGTCAAGGGGACCCTAAACCTGGATGCCAAATTCACGGGTTGGCAGTTTCTTCTGGATTTTCTTCGTATACTACggtttcaaattctttgatGAGTATGTACACCAAAGCTGGACAGCTTGATGGTGCCTTACTTATCTTTGAGACTATGTGTTATACTGATATAGTTTCTTGGAATACTATTCTTTCGGGATTTCGAACAAGTGAGGGTGCATTGAATTTTGCTCTTAGGATGAATTTAAATGGAGTTGTTTTTGATCCAGTGACTTATACTACGGTTCTTGCTTTTTGTGCGGATCATGAAGATTTTCTATTTGGATTACAACTGCATTCTCTTATATTTAGATCTGGTTTAGATGGTGAAGTTTTTGTTGGAAATGCACTTATAAGTATGTATTCGAGGTGGAGGTGGTTAATAGAAGCTAGGAgtgtgtttgatgaaatggcGAATAAGGATCTGGTTTCATGGAATGCAATACTATCAGGTTACTCTCAAGAGGGAAATCATGGGCTTGAAGCGATTTTTGTCTTTATTGAGATGGTGAGAGAAGGGGTGGGGTTAGATCATGTCTCATTTACTAGTGCAGTTTCAGCTTGCGGTCATGAAATGAATTTAGAACTTGGGAAACAGATACATGGCTTGACAATTAAATCAGGATATGGAAGTCATGTTTCAGTTTGTAATGTATTGATCTCGACATATTCAAAGTGTGAGGTTACTGAAGATGCAAAATTAGTATTTCATTGCATGAATGGTCGCAACGTAGTGTCTTGGACGACTATGATTTCTATAGACGAAGAAGATGCCATCTCTCTATTTAATGAGATGAGATTGGATGGAGTATATCCAAATGATGTTACATTTGTTGGACTAATCCATGCTATATCAATTAGGAAGTTGGTGGAGGAAGGCAAAATGATTCATGGGTTTTGCATAAAGACTGGCTTTTTATCAAAGCATAATGTTTGCAACAGCTTGATCACCATGTATGCTAAGTTTGAGTCCATGCATGACTCCATCAAAGTTTTTGAGGAGTTAAACAGCAGAGAAATCATATCGTGGaatgctttgatttcaggGTTTGCTCAGAACAGGTTGTGTCAAGATGCACTAAAAACATTCTTGGTAGCAACTATGGAGTCGAAGCCAAACAATTACACATTTGGTAGTGTCTTGAGTGCAATTGGTGATGCTCAGGATATTTCTCTGAAATTTGGCCAACGATGCCACTCTTCCTTGATCAAACTTGGATTAGTGACTGACCCAATTATCGCAGGTGCTCTTCTTGATATGTATGCAAAGCGAGGAAGCATTTGTGAGTCCAAAAGAGTTTTCAGTGAGACGCCTCATAAAAGTCAGTTTGCTTGGACTGCAATAATATCTGCATATGCTGGGCATGGAGACTATGACTCAGTGATAGAATTGTTCAAGGAGATGGAGAAAGAAGGGGTAAGACCTGATTCAGTCACATTTCTTTCTATACTAACGGCATGCAGCAGAAAGGGAATGGTGGAGATGGGCCGTCACCTCTTTCACTCAATGGTGAAAGACTATCATATTGAACCATCTCCTCAACATTATTCAAGTATGGTGGACATGTTGGGACGGGCAGGGAAATTGGAGGAAGCAGAGGAATTGATGAGTCAGATCCCGGGACAGCCAGGGTTTTCGTTGTTGCAAAGCCTGCTTGGGGCTTGCAGGATCCATGGGAATGTGGAGATGGCGGAGAGAGTAGCCGATACATTGATGAGATTGGAACCAATGGAATCAGGTTCTTTTGTGTTGATGTCCAACTTGTATGCTGAGAAAGGGGACTGGGAAATGGTAGCAAAAGTTAGGAAAGGGATGAGAGATAAAGGAGTGAGAAAGGAAGTGGGATATAGTTGGGTGGATACTGGTGATGCTGATGGTTCCTTGTATCTGCATGGGTTTTCATCAGGTGATACATCCCACCCACAGTCTGGGGAGATATGTAGAATGGCAAAATGTCTAGGATTAgagatgaaaattttgagagaGAACATGTGGGAGACAAAATCACTGAAAATGGACTCCTCGTCAAGGCCCTCACTTTGA